From the Kitasatospora viridis genome, one window contains:
- a CDS encoding MFS transporter, translated as MAVMTASDTALPTALAPPDQGGVLGARYRALTLGIVSVVLLLAFEATAVNTAMPVAARQLHGVGLYAFAFSGYFTSTLFAMVLSGEWCDRRGPVLPLFAGIGIFAGGLVVAGTAANMWLFVSGRAIQGLGGGLVIVALYVVVGRAFPERLRPAVFAAFSAAWVLPSIVGPVVSGAVTQHLGWRWVFLAVPMLVVLPLAVMGPALRRAEREQPAMVGGALNWQRIGLAAMAALGAGLLQYAGERRDLLALLPAAAGAGLLVPAVLRLLPGGTLRAARGLPTLILLRGVAAGAFFAAEAFIPLMMVTQRHLSPTLAGLTLTSGGLSWALGSWLQGRPGAERYREQLIRAGFLLTALAIGGAALVLLPGAPTWTAAVAWAFGGIGMGLSIASISVLMMKLSPPEAAGANSASLQMSDALGNVLLVGLAGVLFAGLGGGAVAAAGAGAGGGARGAFAAIFLVMTAVALLGAALAGRVRPARA; from the coding sequence ATGGCCGTCATGACCGCTTCCGACACCGCGCTGCCGACTGCCCTCGCCCCGCCTGACCAGGGCGGCGTGCTCGGCGCCCGGTACCGGGCGCTGACCCTGGGGATCGTCTCCGTGGTGCTGCTGCTCGCCTTCGAGGCGACCGCGGTCAACACCGCGATGCCGGTGGCGGCCCGTCAGCTGCACGGGGTGGGGCTGTACGCCTTCGCGTTCTCCGGCTACTTCACCAGCACCCTGTTCGCCATGGTGCTCTCCGGCGAGTGGTGCGACCGGCGCGGGCCGGTGCTGCCGCTGTTCGCCGGGATCGGGATATTCGCCGGCGGGCTGGTGGTGGCCGGTACGGCGGCGAACATGTGGCTCTTCGTCAGCGGCCGGGCGATCCAGGGGCTCGGCGGCGGGCTGGTGATCGTCGCGCTCTACGTGGTGGTCGGGCGGGCCTTCCCGGAGCGGCTGCGGCCGGCCGTCTTCGCGGCCTTCTCGGCCGCCTGGGTGCTGCCCTCGATCGTCGGGCCGGTGGTCTCCGGGGCGGTCACCCAGCACCTGGGCTGGCGCTGGGTCTTCCTGGCGGTCCCGATGCTGGTGGTGCTGCCGCTCGCGGTGATGGGCCCGGCGCTGCGCCGCGCCGAGCGCGAACAGCCGGCGATGGTTGGCGGCGCGCTGAACTGGCAGCGGATCGGGTTGGCCGCGATGGCGGCGCTCGGCGCCGGACTGCTGCAGTACGCGGGGGAGCGGCGCGACCTGCTCGCGCTGCTGCCCGCGGCGGCCGGGGCCGGACTGCTGGTGCCGGCGGTGCTGCGGCTGCTGCCCGGCGGCACCCTGCGGGCGGCCCGCGGCCTGCCCACGCTGATCCTGCTGCGCGGGGTCGCGGCCGGGGCGTTCTTCGCGGCCGAGGCCTTCATACCGCTGATGATGGTGACCCAGCGCCACCTCTCGCCCACCCTGGCCGGGCTCACCCTGACCAGCGGCGGCCTCTCCTGGGCGCTCGGCTCCTGGCTGCAGGGGCGGCCCGGCGCCGAGCGCTACCGCGAGCAGTTGATCCGGGCCGGCTTCCTGCTCACCGCGCTGGCCATCGGCGGGGCCGCGCTGGTGCTGCTGCCCGGCGCGCCGACCTGGACGGCGGCGGTGGCCTGGGCGTTCGGCGGCATCGGGATGGGGCTGTCGATCGCCAGCATCAGCGTGCTGATGATGAAGCTCTCGCCGCCCGAGGCGGCCGGGGCCAACTCGGCCTCGCTGCAGATGTCCGACGCGCTCGGCAACGTGCTGCTGGTCGGCCTGGCCGGGGTGCTCTTCGCCGGGCTCGGTGGCGGCGCGGTGGCGGCGGCCGGCGCCGGGGCGGGCGGCGGGGCGCGCGGCGCGTTCGCCGCCATCTTCCTGGTGATGACGGCGGTCGCGCTGCTCGGCGCCGCGCTGGCCGGCCGGGTCCGCCCGGCCCGGGCCTAG
- a CDS encoding phosphatidylglycerol lysyltransferase domain-containing protein, translating into MWQSVLDAYHSRVVEPGRQPLFLLLLGLVVSFLFIRLSTRLIRRGTSWWPGNLTPGGLHIHHVVFGQALMLVTGVGGFTVHGLTSHTRELLALGFGIGCGLVLDEFALVLHLEDVYWKEQGRKSVDAVILAVALIGLLLLGQLPLGGFSGRPSAGQLVVAGALLVLVVVSLLKGKLWTGLIGVMVPLLAVVGAIRLARPGSPWARWRYRSRPRRMARAERREARVHRRLMTVKTTAYNLLAGAPDVSAEPAAAAAAAAVPAPAAPPELPPEPPLPRWRQRCGGYAEWYLRIAAALNLLAGLIAPFRDRVHRANSGDYFTPVLVTAGFTAALFAALLAVMLRRKKRAAWIVATTVVALYALLFGLALAVLPEDRAHALNWVSAVLTASVLAALLLGRRAYQVRGARGNVLVGLTTAAVGGALVIGLGAVLIRASNQAPVPDWDDSVRYAAIRLFTTSGFGELVPTVTVARWADLAINVLGAALFLIVLRVFFRSPRGKVWLQPQDEQRLRALLERHGARDSLGYFALRRDKSVCWSPSGKAAVLYRVVNGVALASGDPIGDPEAWPGAIERWRELARAHAWVPAVTGAGEQAGIAYRRTGLRALEFGDEAIVEVADFSLQGRSMRTLRQAHNRVRKAGYRAVIRRHRDIPEQEMAELVHLADAWRHGRTERGFTMALGRLGDPTDGDCVLAECRDENDRTCALLSFVPWGAHGLSLDLMRRDRESENGLVEFLVTELLLAAEQGGLPVTRVSLNFAMFRYVFEAGGKLGAGPVLRLFRSVLRFLSRWWQLESLYRANAKYQPVWEPRFVLYEKSSELLVIAIANGLAEGFLVRPRLFGIGAARRSETAHPPGGATDAGRRASGLAGQG; encoded by the coding sequence ATGTGGCAGTCGGTACTGGACGCCTACCACTCCCGAGTCGTCGAACCCGGCCGGCAGCCGCTCTTCCTGCTGCTGCTCGGCCTGGTCGTCTCCTTCCTCTTCATCCGGCTCAGCACCCGGCTGATCCGCCGCGGCACCTCCTGGTGGCCGGGCAACCTCACCCCGGGCGGCCTGCACATCCACCACGTGGTCTTCGGCCAGGCGCTGATGCTGGTCACCGGCGTCGGCGGGTTCACCGTGCACGGGCTGACCAGCCACACCCGGGAGCTGCTGGCGCTCGGCTTCGGCATCGGCTGCGGGCTGGTGCTGGACGAGTTCGCCCTGGTGCTGCACCTGGAGGACGTGTACTGGAAGGAGCAGGGCCGCAAGTCGGTGGACGCGGTGATCCTGGCCGTGGCGCTGATCGGCCTGTTGCTGCTCGGTCAACTGCCGCTCGGCGGCTTCTCCGGACGCCCCTCCGCCGGCCAGCTGGTGGTGGCCGGCGCGCTGCTGGTGCTGGTCGTGGTCAGCCTGCTCAAGGGCAAGCTGTGGACCGGCCTGATCGGCGTGATGGTCCCGCTGCTCGCGGTGGTCGGCGCGATCCGGCTGGCCCGCCCCGGCAGCCCCTGGGCCCGCTGGCGCTACCGCAGCCGGCCACGCCGGATGGCCCGCGCCGAACGCCGCGAGGCCCGGGTGCACCGCCGGCTGATGACGGTCAAGACCACCGCCTACAACCTGCTGGCCGGCGCCCCCGACGTCAGCGCCGAGCCGGCCGCCGCGGCCGCTGCCGCCGCCGTCCCGGCCCCCGCCGCGCCGCCCGAGCTGCCCCCCGAGCCGCCGCTGCCGCGCTGGCGGCAGCGCTGCGGCGGCTACGCCGAGTGGTACCTGCGGATCGCCGCCGCGCTCAACCTGCTGGCCGGGCTGATCGCCCCCTTCCGTGACCGGGTGCACCGGGCCAACAGCGGCGACTACTTCACCCCGGTGCTGGTCACCGCCGGCTTCACCGCCGCGCTCTTCGCCGCCTTGCTGGCCGTGATGCTGCGCCGCAAGAAGCGGGCCGCCTGGATCGTCGCCACCACCGTGGTGGCGCTCTACGCGCTGCTCTTCGGGCTGGCCCTGGCGGTGCTCCCGGAGGACCGGGCGCACGCGCTGAACTGGGTCTCGGCGGTGCTCACCGCCAGCGTGCTGGCCGCGCTGCTGCTCGGACGGCGGGCCTACCAGGTGCGCGGCGCGCGCGGCAACGTGCTGGTCGGGCTGACCACCGCGGCGGTCGGCGGGGCGCTGGTGATCGGGCTCGGCGCGGTGCTGATCCGGGCCAGCAACCAGGCGCCCGTGCCGGACTGGGACGACAGCGTGCGGTACGCCGCGATCCGGCTCTTCACCACCTCCGGCTTCGGTGAACTGGTGCCCACGGTGACCGTGGCCCGCTGGGCCGACCTGGCGATCAACGTGCTCGGCGCCGCGCTCTTCCTGATCGTGCTGCGGGTCTTCTTCCGCTCGCCGCGCGGCAAGGTCTGGCTGCAGCCGCAGGACGAGCAGCGGCTGCGCGCCCTGCTGGAGCGGCACGGCGCCCGGGACTCGCTCGGCTACTTCGCGCTGCGCCGCGACAAGTCGGTCTGCTGGTCGCCGTCCGGCAAGGCCGCCGTGCTCTACCGGGTGGTCAACGGCGTGGCGCTGGCCTCCGGCGACCCGATCGGCGACCCGGAGGCCTGGCCCGGGGCGATCGAGCGCTGGCGCGAGCTGGCCCGCGCCCACGCCTGGGTGCCCGCCGTCACCGGCGCCGGCGAGCAGGCCGGCATCGCCTACCGGCGCACCGGGCTGCGCGCGCTGGAGTTCGGCGACGAGGCGATCGTCGAGGTGGCCGACTTCAGCCTGCAGGGCCGCTCGATGCGCACCCTGCGCCAGGCCCACAACCGGGTCCGCAAGGCCGGCTACCGGGCGGTGATCCGCCGTCACCGGGACATCCCCGAGCAGGAGATGGCCGAGCTGGTGCACCTGGCCGACGCCTGGCGGCACGGCCGCACCGAACGCGGCTTCACCATGGCGCTCGGCCGGCTCGGCGACCCGACCGACGGCGACTGCGTGCTGGCCGAGTGCCGGGACGAGAACGACCGCACCTGCGCGCTGCTCAGCTTCGTGCCGTGGGGCGCGCACGGGCTCTCGCTCGACCTGATGCGGCGCGACCGGGAGTCCGAGAACGGGCTGGTCGAGTTCCTGGTCACCGAACTGCTGCTGGCCGCCGAGCAGGGCGGGCTGCCGGTCACCCGGGTCTCACTGAACTTCGCGATGTTCCGCTACGTCTTCGAGGCCGGCGGCAAGCTCGGCGCCGGGCCGGTGCTGCGGCTGTTCCGCTCGGTGCTGCGGTTCCTCTCCCGCTGGTGGCAGCTGGAGTCGCTGTACCGGGCCAACGCCAAGTACCAGCCGGTCTGGGAACCCCGGTTCGTGCTCTACGAGAAGTCCTCCGAGCTGCTGGTGATCGCCATCGCCAACGGGCTGGCCGAGGGCTTCCTGGTCCGGCCCAGGCTGTTCGGCATAGGGGCCGCCCGGCGCTCCGAAACCGCTCACCCGCCCGGCGGCGCAACCGATGCGGGCCGTCGGGCGTCCGGATTGGCTGGACAAGGGTGA
- a CDS encoding class F sortase has protein sequence MGAGRSPWSGAVLLGAAVVLGAWLVQDGSHGGQPPAPSPAEALGAGGPQPAALSGTPMSASAPVRINIPAIGVDAPVTGVGLDAAGHLATPPDGERNLAGWYRDGVTPGQRGTALMAGHVDTADGPAVFYGLGALHRGDRIDVARADRSTAWFMVDAIEVYPRSAFPDRQVYGQSPDPQLRLITCGGSYSKATGYQGNVVVYAHLTGHRRAA, from the coding sequence GTGGGTGCGGGCAGAAGTCCCTGGTCGGGGGCGGTGCTGCTGGGCGCGGCGGTGGTGCTCGGCGCCTGGCTGGTGCAGGACGGCAGCCACGGCGGCCAGCCGCCCGCGCCCTCGCCGGCCGAGGCGCTGGGGGCCGGCGGGCCGCAGCCGGCGGCGCTCAGCGGCACCCCGATGAGCGCCTCCGCACCCGTGCGGATCAACATCCCGGCGATCGGCGTGGACGCCCCGGTGACCGGCGTCGGCCTGGACGCCGCGGGCCACCTGGCCACCCCGCCGGACGGCGAGCGGAACCTGGCCGGCTGGTACCGGGACGGGGTGACGCCGGGTCAGCGCGGCACCGCCCTGATGGCCGGTCACGTCGACACCGCCGACGGCCCCGCCGTCTTCTACGGCCTCGGCGCGCTGCACCGCGGCGACCGGATCGACGTGGCCCGGGCCGACCGCAGCACCGCCTGGTTCATGGTGGACGCGATCGAGGTCTACCCCCGCAGCGCCTTCCCCGACCGGCAGGTCTACGGTCAGTCACCGGACCCGCAGCTGCGACTGATCACCTGCGGCGGCAGCTACAGCAAGGCGACCGGCTACCAGGGCAACGTGGTGGTCTACGCCCACTTGACCGGTCATCGGAGGGCCGCGTGA